One window of Halorussus sp. MSC15.2 genomic DNA carries:
- a CDS encoding homoserine kinase, with protein MLTVRAPATSANLGSGFDVFGVALTRPADVVRVERANETTIEVSGAGAEFVPTDPAENTAGVVARELDAPAHIEIDKGVRPSSGLGSSAASAAGAAVALNELYDRGLSREELVWLAAEGEAVVSGEAHADNVAPSILGGFTIVTDDGITQLDASLPVVVCLPETVVSTRDARGVLPESVEMDQMVETVGNASTLVAGMCRDDSELVGRGLTDPVVTPARADLIDGYDAVADAAREAGATGVTVSGAGPGVLAVCRDRDQRRAVAAGMVGAFGEAGVDARAYQTEIGSGTEILRE; from the coding sequence CGACGTGTTCGGGGTGGCACTGACCCGCCCGGCCGACGTCGTCCGGGTCGAGCGCGCGAACGAGACCACCATCGAGGTGTCCGGCGCGGGCGCGGAGTTCGTCCCGACCGACCCTGCAGAGAACACCGCGGGAGTGGTCGCGCGCGAACTCGACGCCCCGGCCCACATCGAGATAGACAAGGGTGTCCGGCCGTCGTCCGGACTCGGCTCTTCGGCCGCGAGCGCCGCGGGTGCGGCAGTCGCACTGAACGAACTCTACGACCGCGGTCTCTCCCGCGAAGAACTAGTGTGGTTAGCCGCGGAGGGCGAGGCAGTCGTCTCGGGCGAAGCCCACGCCGACAACGTGGCACCGTCGATTCTGGGCGGATTCACCATCGTCACCGACGACGGCATCACGCAACTCGACGCCAGTCTGCCGGTCGTGGTCTGCCTGCCGGAGACCGTCGTCTCGACCCGCGACGCCCGCGGCGTCCTTCCCGAATCGGTCGAGATGGACCAGATGGTCGAGACGGTCGGCAACGCCTCGACGCTGGTCGCGGGGATGTGCCGCGACGACTCGGAACTCGTCGGCCGAGGGCTGACCGACCCGGTGGTCACGCCCGCCCGCGCCGACCTCATCGACGGCTACGACGCGGTGGCCGACGCCGCCCGCGAGGCGGGCGCGACCGGCGTGACCGTCTCCGGGGCGGGTCCCGGCGTGCTGGCGGTCTGTCGCGACCGCGACCAGCGCCGGGCGGTCGCCGCCGGGATGGTCGGGGCCTTCGGTGAGGCGGGCGTGGACGCGCGAGCGTACCAGACCGAAATCGGTAGCGGAACGGAGATACTCCGGGAATAA